Genomic DNA from Paenibacillus borealis:
TGTGGGTGTTATCTGTGTGCGGATGAGAGTTCTCATCGGATGGTTTGCCGTGTGTAGCCCAGCGGGTGTGGCCAATTCCTGCGCTGCCTGTCAGCGGAGTTGCTTCGAGACGGGATTCCAGGTTCGCCATACGGCCCTGTGCTTTTACAACCTGCAGACCTTCCTTGGTGAATACAGCAATACCTGCGGAATCATACCCGCGATACTCCAGCTTCTTCAAACCCTCGACCAAGATCCCCTGCGAATTCTGATTACCAATATATCCTACAATACCACACATTATATTTTCCTCCGTCCAATTTTTCGTAGTAAGGGCGGCCATGAGGAAAGAAACGTGCCGTGCGGCATGTTTTGAAGAAAAGCAAATATGTTGTTGTCCGTTACAGCTCAACAAAATAACCTGTCACTTGCATTATATTCATGAAAATGCACAGTCTTCTCCTCTGCCGTGGCAGAACCATCTGCGTTTCCTGCATATGCGCATACCCATGATTTGTACATTTCAATTGGCACCCACAGGAGCGTTGTGTGAGAGGTCGCCCTCGCATTTTCCGCTTCCATTTACGGCTCTGGTGCATCACCGGGAGGTCCCCGCCGAACATTTCGAACACCTCCACCTCGTCAGCTTACATCTGCCGTGATCCGTTCAGGCCGTTCTGCCTTAATGGCAGCTTCCGGTCTTCCCTTCTCCCCCGCGCAAGATCAAGCTCTGGCGCTTGCATTGCTTCAACCTTACTATCCCCGCTTTCCTTCTGGAATGACACTTAGTCTATTATATGCACCTTACATCGTTTTGGCAATGATGCGGCAAAGAAAACCTTTTTCATCCATTTCAAAATGTCCTCACAATAATCGCGCCTACTATAATCATTCAGCCGGTGAACGAATCGTCCTGATCCGTCCACCGGCTGCCCATTTCAAGCACTGTAAAGAATTACACCAGCTCGCGCTGAACCACTTCAACAATCTGTCCTACAAAAAGATCAAGCTCGGCCTTATCCGGGCCTTCCGCCATTACACGGATCAGCGGCTCGGTTCCCGAAGGACGCACCAGTACACGCCCGTTGTCGCCCAGCTTGCCTTCAACTTCTATGATTGCGGCTTCAATCGCCGGATTGTTCGGGTAATTGGTTTTGTCCTGCACACGCACATTTACCAGCACCTGCGGATATTTGGTCATCATGGACTTCAGCGTGCTAAGCTTCTTGCCGGAGGTCTTCATCGTATTGACCAGTTGAATCGCTGTCAGAATACCGTCACCTGTCGTATTGTAGTCCAGGAAGATTACATGACCGGATTGTTCTCCGCCCAGATTATAGCCGCCACGGCGCATTTCTTCCATGACATAACGGTCGCCGACTGCAGTCTTCGCTGTATTCAGCGATAATTTCTCTGTAGCTTTGTAGAATCCGATATTGCTCATAACAGTGGATACAATCGTACCGTCTTTCAGCTTACCCGCACGGTTCATGGCATCCCCGCAGATACAGAGGATAAAGTCGCCGTCAACCTCATCGCCGTTCTCATCGATAGCAATCAGGCGGTCAGCATCCCCGTCAAAAGCAAGTCCCAAATCCGCCCCGTGCCGCAGTACTTCCGCACGCAGTGTCTCCGGATGTGTTGAACCGAATCCGTCATTAATATTAAGCCCGTCCGGCTCTGCACCGATGGAGATTACTTCTGCTCCCAGCTCTCTGAACAGCCGTGGTGCCAGCTCATAGGCCGCGCCGTGCGCGCAATCCAGTACTACCTTAATGCCCTTGAAGTTCTGGTCGATCGTCGTCTTCAGATATTCCAGATAGAGATATTTCGCATCATTATCTACCCGTAGCGTACCGAGACCCGACCCAACCGGACGCGGCAGCTCATCCTGCTCGGCATCCATCAGCTCTTCAATCCGCAGCTCTGTTTCATCTGTCAATTTGAAGCCGTCTCCGCCAAAAAACTTAATCCCGTTATCCTCAACCGGATTATGCGAAGCTGAAATCATGACGCCTGCATCCGCCTTGAGCAATCTTGTAATATAAGCAACAGCAGGTGTAGATACCACACCCAGACGGATCACATCCGCGCCAATGGACAACAAGCCGGCAATCAGTGCCGATTCCAGGAGCGGACCGGAAATCCGTGTATCCATTCCAATTACGACTTTAGGCTTTTCCACATTTCCTGCCAGTACATATCCCCCGCAGCGTCCAATGCTGTAGGCCATTTCTGCTGTTAACTCACGGTTTGCGACTCCGCGTACGCCATCTGTTCCGAAATACTTACCCATCTTTTTTCTCCTTTTAATACGCTGCTTCAGCTTAATAAATTATAGTATGATTGATTCTTTATTCCGTGTATGTGAGATGCCTAATAAATAGACGTGTTCCTGATCGAAAAGTTACGTTCCACCCGTACTGCCGGCGTTATTCCCGCCTGCTGCCGGTGTAGGGGCGTTCTCAGCAGGAATGTGTGTCGGAGTCGGGGTGGGCTCTATTGACTCGCCAGCATGGGTAGGAGAAGGCTCTAAGGGCGTCTCCTCACCGGAAGCAGGCTCAGCACTGGGCTCCGTAGTAGGAACAGCGGTGCTGTTATCAGCTTCCGCTGAAGGTTCCGGTGTAACTGGAGCCAGCAGTTCCACCTTTACAGTAAGCTGCGGACTGTCATTCTGCAGCGTTATGAACCGGGGAAGTGAAACCTGCAGCGGAATATCATGAATTCCAGCCGTAAGTCCGCCCACATCAGCAACCACGCTGATATTATCCTGATCCAGCTGATCCAGCAGGGTTGGAGCTCCCGATACCGTCAGATCCATGGAAGTGCTCACAGGATCTATTATAAGAGCTGTCAGCCCGCTGCCTATACCTTCCAGCTTAATAGGCACAGCGGAGATCGTCCTCTGGGCGATCTCCGCTGTCGAGACCGATACATTCATGGCCGCAGGTTCGATCTTCCCGGCCCCCTCCGGCGGCTTCAGCTCCAGCTTCAGCTGTTCTGTACCGGCAGCAGTTATGGAGCTTAGATTAAGCACCGCCTCATAGGAGGATAGGTTCTGCAACGTCTCCGTACTACCATATACGGTCACCATATCCTGTTCAGGCGTAACCCTGGACAGGACCAGTGAACCGGGCAGACTGCCGGTAAAGCTGATATCCAGCGGCAGTGTTTTGGACGGAAGCGTAATAGGCAGCTCTACACCCACTGTTGAAGGTTCAATCACAGCATCCTTCAGCTCGTTCCCTTCACTGTCATAGGCATAGAGCTTCAGCTTCTTCTCACTGAAAGGTTCATTCTCGCCATCCAGCTCAATATTCCCCTGCACCTTAGCAACTCGTCCAAGATCACTGGCCGGAAGGGTTACCTCTGCGGATACCGGATCAACCACCGGAGTCCCCACTTTATAGCCTGCTGCCGGCTCTCCCGTGATATTCACGGTAACCGGAAAAGACTTGGTCGTCCGCAGCTCAATATGCACATTCACCTGATTCGGCACCATATCATCCAAGGTTACACCGCTCGGCGTCGAATACATTAAGGGAAGCGTGTTATCGCCGGGTTTCACATCACTAAGATCCAGCCATACCCGGTAGGCATCGGAGAACTTGTAGGTAAGATCGGACTTCTTGCCCCTTACCTCCATCCTGACGCTATCAACATCCTTCGTCAGCACATAGGTGTCACTATCGAAGCCTTCAATCTCCACTTTGACATTCTCGATCGTCTTCGATTCGGTATTAACCGTAGTCTGATTCGCCGGTGCAGTATCTACATGCACAATGGTCCAGAGAATAATACTGAGGGCAAGCGCAAGAATTTTGTTGAAGTTATTATTCTTCATCCATTTATCCATTGTTCTTAGTCCCCCTCCATTTCCAGAAAGCGGAACTTTTATCCTTCAGGAGTGAGCTTGCACTCAGTTCTTGATGCAGCTTTGAGATCAGCGACTCTTCCTTGATATCCCGGACAATTTGTCCGTTAATGGCCAGAGAGATCTGTCCGGTCTCCTCGGAGACGACTACAGATACGGAGTCTGCCACTTCACTGATGCCGATTGCGGCGCGGTGCCTTGTGCCAAGCTCTTTGCTGATGAAGGGATTCTCTGACAACGGCAGGTAACAGGCAGCCGCAGCAATCTGGCTCCCCTGCATAATCAGCGCCCCGTCGTGCAGCGGTGTATTCGGTATAAAGATATTAATCAGCAGCTCAGAGCTGACCTCAGAGCGCATCGCTATACCGGATTCGGTATATTCGTTGAGTCCCGTAGACCGTTCGAAGACGATTAACGCCCCGATTTTGCGCACGGCTAAATAATTCACCGCTTTAATAACTTCACCGATTAATTTACTGATCTCTTCATCATTCTCCGCAGTCCGCCCGAAGAATTTCCCCCGGCCAAGCTGTTCCAGCCCCCTGCGCAGTTCCGGCTGAAAAATAATAAAGATCGCAAATACCCCAAACGTAAACATTTGGTTCATCAGCCATTTGAGCGTGTATAAATCCAGCAGGGTACTGCCCCCCCAGATTACGACCAGGACCAGAATCCCCTTCAGCAGCTGAACGGCCCGCGTACCGCGCACCATATTCAGTACCTTGTAGATGATGTAGCTGACAATCAGAATATCGATTATATCTTTAATGGACTCTTTCCATGTAAGGTCGGTAAAATAGCTCATTGCCGAAAACCCCCGTCATTTCAAAATTAGCTGGGTTTATGTAAATTGTCTGTTAGCACTTTATCATATCTAGGTTATAACGTTCAGCCTCCGGTTGCAAGTTTAGGGCTGAAGCAAATTGCAAAACTGGTGTTTTCAGGCAACAAAAAAGCGCCATCTTTCCGGAAAAAGAGGCGCAAATGAGTTTTCTGCTATAAGCGACCAACAATTGCTATCGGTAGGCAACTTCAGAGAACATGTTCGTCACTTTATACCAGAGCCAACTTACCGCTTGGTCTATGCTTTTGACTTGCCCGGAAATATGGGCGGTTGAAGCCTGGTACAGCG
This window encodes:
- the glmM gene encoding phosphoglucosamine mutase, with product MGKYFGTDGVRGVANRELTAEMAYSIGRCGGYVLAGNVEKPKVVIGMDTRISGPLLESALIAGLLSIGADVIRLGVVSTPAVAYITRLLKADAGVMISASHNPVEDNGIKFFGGDGFKLTDETELRIEELMDAEQDELPRPVGSGLGTLRVDNDAKYLYLEYLKTTIDQNFKGIKVVLDCAHGAAYELAPRLFRELGAEVISIGAEPDGLNINDGFGSTHPETLRAEVLRHGADLGLAFDGDADRLIAIDENGDEVDGDFILCICGDAMNRAGKLKDGTIVSTVMSNIGFYKATEKLSLNTAKTAVGDRYVMEEMRRGGYNLGGEQSGHVIFLDYNTTGDGILTAIQLVNTMKTSGKKLSTLKSMMTKYPQVLVNVRVQDKTNYPNNPAIEAAIIEVEGKLGDNGRVLVRPSGTEPLIRVMAEGPDKAELDLFVGQIVEVVQRELV
- a CDS encoding CdaR family protein; the encoded protein is MDKWMKNNNFNKILALALSIILWTIVHVDTAPANQTTVNTESKTIENVKVEIEGFDSDTYVLTKDVDSVRMEVRGKKSDLTYKFSDAYRVWLDLSDVKPGDNTLPLMYSTPSGVTLDDMVPNQVNVHIELRTTKSFPVTVNITGEPAAGYKVGTPVVDPVSAEVTLPASDLGRVAKVQGNIELDGENEPFSEKKLKLYAYDSEGNELKDAVIEPSTVGVELPITLPSKTLPLDISFTGSLPGSLVLSRVTPEQDMVTVYGSTETLQNLSSYEAVLNLSSITAAGTEQLKLELKPPEGAGKIEPAAMNVSVSTAEIAQRTISAVPIKLEGIGSGLTALIIDPVSTSMDLTVSGAPTLLDQLDQDNISVVADVGGLTAGIHDIPLQVSLPRFITLQNDSPQLTVKVELLAPVTPEPSAEADNSTAVPTTEPSAEPASGEETPLEPSPTHAGESIEPTPTPTHIPAENAPTPAAGGNNAGSTGGT
- the cdaA gene encoding diadenylate cyclase CdaA codes for the protein MSYFTDLTWKESIKDIIDILIVSYIIYKVLNMVRGTRAVQLLKGILVLVVIWGGSTLLDLYTLKWLMNQMFTFGVFAIFIIFQPELRRGLEQLGRGKFFGRTAENDEEISKLIGEVIKAVNYLAVRKIGALIVFERSTGLNEYTESGIAMRSEVSSELLINIFIPNTPLHDGALIMQGSQIAAAACYLPLSENPFISKELGTRHRAAIGISEVADSVSVVVSEETGQISLAINGQIVRDIKEESLISKLHQELSASSLLKDKSSAFWKWRGTKNNG